The genomic region AGAATTCCGTCGATCTTTGCTACTTCTTTCAGCAGCCACGCGAGATTAATTCCGTCGCCGAGATCAAAACCGTAACGGTCAACAATCTGCCCAAGCAGATTTACTTCCTTGATGCCCTGCTCCGCCAGCGAACGAACTTCGGACAGAATTTCTTCCGGCGCACGGCTGCGATCCGGCCCGCGCCGGTACGGAATAATGCAATACGAACACGCGTGCGAACAGCCGAGCGTCACCGGCACAAACGCCGTCACCGTTTTGTCACGGTTCACCGCCGGCAGACGGTAATCCGCCAGCTCAACCTGCGCGCGGCTCAGATGACTGTACGGATCGTGCTGCAGAATAAAATCAATCAGCGCATCGGTTTGCGACGGCGCCATAAAGATATCTACAAACGGAAAACGATCCGCTAAATTCTCCGCTTCGCGTTTACCGACCATACAGCCCATCAGAGCAATAATCATGCCGCGCCGGCGCGCCGTTTTCACGCCGCCGAGTGCCGTCAGTTTTGCCACCGCTTTATCTTCCGGCTGCTGACGCACCACACAGGTGTTCAGCACCGCAATATCCGCGTCATCCGCTTTACGCGTCTCAACAAAACCCAGCGCTTCAAGTTGCGACGCCAGATGCCGGCTGTCCGCCTCGTTCATCTGACATCCAATCGTCCAAATGTGATAT from Kiritimatiellales bacterium harbors:
- the miaB gene encoding tRNA (N6-isopentenyl adenosine(37)-C2)-methylthiotransferase MiaB; protein product: MTGTYHIWTIGCQMNEADSRHLASQLEALGFVETRKADDADIAVLNTCVVRQQPEDKAVAKLTALGGVKTARRRGMIIALMGCMVGKREAENLADRFPFVDIFMAPSQTDALIDFILQHDPYSHLSRAQVELADYRLPAVNRDKTVTAFVPVTLGCSHACSYCIIPYRRGPDRSRAPEEILSEVRSLAEQGIKEVNLLGQIVDRYGFDLGDGINLAWLLKEVAKIDGILRVRFLTSHPAYMDDELIRAVAETEKVCPYFELPFQAGSDRILESMRRGYTQAEYRAIIQRIREFVPDASINTDVIVGYPGETEEDFQETMKLAEELRMDMHHIAKYSPRPRTLSARMKDDVPADEKENRRVRLDELVTRINAEKSAALLNTTVEVLVEEFQENKNRWRGRTPHNKLVFFEASENCLGELVNVKIDWTGPFSLIGKRVND